A window from Candidatus Ozemobacteraceae bacterium encodes these proteins:
- a CDS encoding ribbon-helix-helix domain-containing protein gives MQSFLLRPEFRLQGGISMKTLTLRLTDEMHKELKVLSASTGIAMSDLLMKAVQIITKQKGIEETTFAEAFEKSLSSAEEKEIRRYTRKQLDEFAGEDRI, from the coding sequence ATGCAATCATTCTTATTGAGACCGGAATTTCGTTTGCAAGGGGGGATTTCCATGAAAACGCTTACGTTGCGCCTGACGGATGAAATGCACAAGGAACTGAAGGTCCTGTCCGCCTCCACCGGAATTGCTATGTCCGATCTTCTCATGAAAGCCGTTCAGATCATTACGAAACAAAAAGGAATAGAGGAAACGACCTTTGCCGAGGCCTTCGAGAAGTCTCTGTCATCTGCCGAGGAAAAAGAGATCCGGCGCTATACCAGAAAACAGCTCGATGAATTTGCCGGGGAAGATCGTATCTGA
- a CDS encoding ankyrin repeat domain-containing protein gives MKSPSKLWLILLSFLFLGVLGYTQEVEKGANTPPLILLIQNNSNLQMIKNFVAKHPASVALPKADQVGKNLGTPLHHACFGGRKEIIAFLLSVGADPNCRDSADKTPFHSAAVTTDPETLQLLIRHGADINARSYGRISPVLEIFSAVGFERTDQDAIMEENLRFLLPISNLTDEDVSTMIDFTKAIKDISPSTVIQSRRRKLLIVKQFLDDKVRGNEALNEFIASLDRTKK, from the coding sequence ATGAAATCTCCCTCAAAGCTATGGTTGATTCTCCTATCCTTCCTTTTCCTCGGAGTCTTGGGGTATACCCAGGAAGTAGAAAAGGGCGCTAATACCCCGCCTTTGATCCTGCTCATTCAGAACAACAGTAACCTCCAGATGATAAAAAATTTCGTTGCCAAACACCCTGCAAGCGTTGCTCTGCCAAAAGCGGATCAGGTAGGAAAGAACCTAGGCACTCCCCTGCATCATGCCTGTTTTGGTGGCCGAAAAGAGATAATTGCCTTTCTGTTGTCGGTTGGGGCTGATCCAAATTGCCGTGACTCAGCAGATAAAACGCCCTTCCATTCAGCGGCAGTGACTACTGACCCGGAAACTCTTCAGTTACTAATCAGACACGGCGCGGACATCAACGCCAGATCTTATGGTCGAATCTCTCCAGTCTTGGAAATATTCTCCGCAGTCGGTTTTGAAAGAACAGATCAAGATGCCATTATGGAAGAGAACCTCCGTTTTCTCCTCCCCATCTCTAACCTTACCGACGAGGACGTCTCGACAATGATCGACTTTACTAAAGCCATCAAGGACATTTCACCTTCAACGGTGATTCAATCCCGTCGGCGCAAGCTGTTGATCGTCAAACAATTTCTTGATGACAAAGTTCGGGGGAACGAAGCATTGAATGAATTCATTGCTTCGCTCGATAGAACAAAAAAATAA
- the xerD gene encoding site-specific tyrosine recombinase XerD: MSELLEQYLAYLSVEKGLRPKSLEAYRRDLLDYLKFLQDKGRRPEEPGADGPLALFMAHLHDRGLQPRSVARKASTLRGFYRFLRRENKIAVDPTRILEPPRVGRPLPKVLSIAEVEAMIAAPATGTPLGLRDRAILEILYATGIRESELIALELGSINREGRFVHVVGKGGRERIVPVGSFALQAVDAYLRDGRHKLLGGNITERTLFLNPFGGPLSRMGLWKIVRKYAVAAGIARQVSPHVLRHSCATHMLEGGASIIAVQEMLGHVDVSTTQIYTHLTGQDLKRIHGEAHPRGR; this comes from the coding sequence TTGTCCGAACTGCTGGAGCAGTATCTGGCCTATTTGTCCGTGGAGAAAGGCCTCAGGCCTAAGTCTCTCGAGGCATACCGCCGGGACCTGCTCGACTACCTGAAGTTCCTTCAGGACAAAGGCCGCCGACCCGAAGAGCCGGGCGCGGACGGCCCCCTCGCGCTGTTCATGGCCCACCTGCACGACCGGGGGCTCCAGCCGCGTTCCGTCGCCCGCAAGGCGTCGACGCTGCGGGGGTTCTACCGGTTCCTGCGCCGCGAAAACAAGATCGCCGTCGATCCGACGCGCATTCTCGAGCCTCCCCGCGTGGGACGGCCGCTCCCGAAAGTTCTCAGCATCGCCGAGGTCGAGGCGATGATCGCCGCCCCCGCGACCGGCACCCCTCTCGGCCTGCGCGACCGCGCGATCCTTGAAATCCTGTATGCGACCGGCATCCGCGAATCCGAGCTCATCGCGCTCGAGCTCGGAAGCATCAACCGCGAGGGCCGGTTCGTGCACGTGGTCGGAAAGGGCGGCCGCGAGCGGATCGTGCCGGTCGGCAGTTTCGCCCTTCAGGCGGTCGACGCGTACCTGCGCGACGGCCGCCACAAGCTGCTCGGCGGCAACATCACCGAGCGGACGTTGTTTCTGAACCCTTTCGGCGGGCCGCTTTCCCGGATGGGCCTGTGGAAGATCGTCCGAAAATACGCGGTGGCGGCCGGCATCGCCCGGCAGGTCTCGCCGCACGTGCTCCGCCACTCGTGCGCGACCCACATGCTCGAGGGCGGCGCCAGCATCATCGCGGTGCAGGAGATGCTCGGCCACGTCGATGTCTCGACGACCCAGATCTACACGCACCTCACCGGGCAGGATCTGAAGCGGATCCACGGCGAAGCCCACCCGAGGGGCCGATGA
- a CDS encoding response regulator: MTILHCLQIEDSESDAELILRLLRKSGFDVDGERVETAEAFRAALPVRQWDIIIADYQLPSFDAPAALAMIREVGLDIPCIVVSGMMGEEIAVRMMKDGAADYITKNSLSRLPPAVERELREAEMRRERRRAVVELAEERERLLVTLRSIGEGVITADVHGFTTMVNPVGERLIGMTADEARGRPVSDIFRLQMRGNDAPCSDPVQRVLESDSARELSRVALLIDVQGNELPITFTASPLLDAEKQIVGAVLVFRDLSREQKIHEILQNADKLQSIGVLAGGIAHDFNNLLSGIFCNIEMAKLCCKNGDSRKAVERLGAALDVFSRAKDLTRQLLTFAKGGKPVQKTMSIEPILRRSSTFMLSGSNVSCDMRLQEGLWLCHIDENQIAQAVDNIILNARQAMPKGGQITITAENVPAGSPGLPGVDLGDTVRVSIRDTGPGIDPKARARIFDPFFTTKSAGSGLGLSIVFSIMKRHGGFVDLESQPGEGAAFILYLPRAQSDRKASGKRQAVVDMKSPLGGGRILVMDDEPFMRDICRELLEDGGFAVTCAANGDEAIDLFRSDHQKGVTYIAAILDLTVPGGKGGIEALAELRAIDPDICAIASSGYSNDPVMAQPAKYGFARCLPKPFKMEELFAAIRCCAALRPS, translated from the coding sequence CGAGCGGGTGGAGACGGCCGAAGCGTTCAGGGCCGCCCTTCCCGTCAGGCAGTGGGACATCATCATCGCCGATTACCAGCTTCCCTCCTTCGACGCGCCGGCCGCGCTCGCGATGATCAGGGAAGTCGGTCTCGACATTCCCTGCATCGTCGTTTCGGGGATGATGGGCGAAGAGATCGCCGTCCGGATGATGAAGGATGGAGCGGCCGACTACATCACCAAGAACAGCCTTTCCCGCCTTCCCCCGGCCGTCGAACGCGAACTGCGCGAGGCGGAGATGCGGCGGGAACGGCGTAGGGCCGTCGTCGAGCTGGCCGAGGAGCGGGAACGCCTGCTCGTGACGCTCCGCAGTATCGGCGAAGGCGTCATCACCGCCGACGTGCACGGTTTCACGACGATGGTCAACCCTGTCGGCGAGCGGCTGATCGGCATGACGGCCGACGAAGCCCGCGGCCGGCCCGTCTCCGATATTTTTCGGCTGCAGATGCGCGGAAACGACGCTCCATGCTCCGATCCGGTGCAACGGGTGCTCGAATCCGACAGTGCCCGCGAACTGAGCCGCGTGGCCCTTTTGATCGATGTCCAGGGCAACGAACTGCCGATCACCTTCACCGCCTCGCCGCTCCTCGATGCCGAAAAACAGATCGTCGGAGCCGTTCTCGTGTTCCGCGACTTGTCGCGCGAGCAGAAGATTCACGAGATTCTTCAGAACGCCGACAAGCTCCAGTCGATCGGCGTGCTCGCCGGCGGGATCGCCCACGATTTCAACAATCTCCTCAGCGGCATCTTCTGCAACATCGAGATGGCGAAGCTGTGCTGCAAGAACGGCGACTCGAGGAAAGCCGTCGAGCGGCTGGGGGCGGCGCTCGACGTGTTCTCGCGCGCCAAGGATCTGACGCGCCAGCTGCTGACCTTCGCCAAGGGCGGCAAGCCCGTGCAGAAGACGATGTCGATCGAGCCGATCCTGCGGCGCTCCTCGACGTTCATGCTCAGCGGCTCGAACGTCTCGTGCGACATGCGCCTGCAGGAGGGCCTGTGGCTCTGCCACATCGACGAGAACCAGATCGCCCAGGCCGTCGACAACATCATCCTCAACGCCCGTCAGGCGATGCCGAAAGGCGGCCAGATCACCATCACCGCGGAAAACGTCCCGGCCGGCTCGCCGGGGCTGCCCGGCGTCGATCTCGGCGACACGGTCCGCGTTTCCATCCGCGACACCGGCCCGGGCATCGACCCGAAGGCGCGCGCCCGCATCTTCGACCCGTTCTTCACGACGAAATCCGCCGGCAGCGGGCTGGGCCTTTCCATCGTCTTCTCGATCATGAAGCGGCACGGCGGCTTCGTCGATCTCGAATCGCAGCCCGGCGAGGGGGCGGCGTTCATCCTCTACCTGCCGCGCGCCCAGTCGGATCGGAAAGCCTCGGGAAAGCGCCAGGCCGTTGTCGACATGAAATCCCCGCTGGGCGGCGGGAGAATTCTCGTCATGGACGACGAGCCGTTCATGCGTGACATCTGTCGCGAACTTCTCGAGGATGGCGGGTTTGCCGTGACCTGCGCGGCGAACGGCGACGAGGCGATCGACCTGTTCCGGAGCGATCATCAGAAGGGCGTTACCTACATCGCTGCGATTCTCGATCTGACCGTTCCGGGCGGCAAGGGCGGCATCGAGGCGCTCGCCGAGCTTCGCGCCATCGATCCCGACATCTGCGCCATCGCCTCGAGCGGATACTCGAACGACCCGGTCATGGCCCAGCCGGCGAAATACGGCTTCGCGAGATGTCTTCCCAAGCCCTTCAAGATGGAGGAGCTGTTCGCCGCGATCCGCTGCTGCGCCGCCCTGCGCCCTTCGTGA